The Halobacillus amylolyticus nucleotide sequence ATTAATTGGTTCGATTATGTTGATGGTCATTATAGCAGTGTTTGCAGTGACGATTGGTGTATGTACGGCAATTTATCTAGAGGAATATGCTCCCAATAATAAACTCACTGAGTTTATCCGTATAAACATTCAGAATTTAGCTGGTGTGCCTTCTATCGTATTCGGTTTGTTAGGTTTAACTTTCTTTGTTTATATGTTTGGCATCGGCTATCGCTTGTTAGCAGGAGGGTTGACGATGGCATTGCTAGTCTTACCTGTGATTGTCGTCGCTGCCCAAGAATCAATCCGTTCGGTGCCGAATGAATTAAGAGAGGCGTCCCTTGGTATGGGAGCATCAAAATGGCAAACCATCGCACGAATTATTCTTCCAGCTGCACTTCCTGGAATGCTTACAGGTACAATTATCGCTCTTTCAAGAGCAATTGGAGAAACAGCGCCATTGATTATCGTTGGTGCAGCTACAGCTATTTATACACTGCCAGATTCCTTACTTTCGAAGTACACAGTTATGCCGATTCAAATCTATAACTGGACAGGCCGACCTCAGGAAGAGTGGCAGCACGTAGCAGCTGCAGGAATTGTCGTATTGCTTATTGTGTTATTGATGATGAATGCCATTGCAGTGGGCATTAGAAATAAATTTCAAAAACGTCTATAACATTAGATGCGGAGGGTTTCAAAATGACATTAAAATTGGATGAAAGAAGAGATAAGCAAGTGAAGAGTACTATTTTGACAAATCAAAAGACTCAACCTGAACAGGCCAGTAATGTGTTTGAGGTATCAGATTTAAATTTGTGGTATGGATCAGATCAAGCCCTGCATAAAATTAATATGGGGATTGAGGAAAAGCGTGTCACTGCGATTATCGGACCTTCCGGATGTGGAAAATCAACTTATTTAAAAGCATTAAACCGGATGGTAGAAATGATACCAGTTGTTAAAACATCTGGTTCGATAAAATATCGTGATAAGGATATCTATGATAGTAAATTTCTTGTGGAAGATCTGCGGGCAAAAGTTGGAATGGTCTTTCAAAAACCGAATCCATTCCCTAAGTCTGTTTATGACAACGTTGCCTATGGTCCGCGCGTTCACGGCATTAAAAAGAAAGCACTGCTCGATGATATTGTGGAAAAAAGCTTAAAGGATGCTGCGATTTGGGATGAACTAAAGGATCGTCTCAATGAAAATGCGTATGGTCTATCTGGTGGCCAGCAGCAACGGGTCTGTATTGCACGTGCTTTAGCTGTAGAGCCGGATGTAATACTGATGGATGAACCAACGTCCGCACTTGATCCAATCTCTACCCTTAAGGTAGAAGAACTTGTTCA carries:
- the pstB gene encoding phosphate ABC transporter ATP-binding protein PstB; translated protein: MTLKLDERRDKQVKSTILTNQKTQPEQASNVFEVSDLNLWYGSDQALHKINMGIEEKRVTAIIGPSGCGKSTYLKALNRMVEMIPVVKTSGSIKYRDKDIYDSKFLVEDLRAKVGMVFQKPNPFPKSVYDNVAYGPRVHGIKKKALLDDIVEKSLKDAAIWDELKDRLNENAYGLSGGQQQRVCIARALAVEPDVILMDEPTSALDPISTLKVEELVQELKKKYSIVIVTHNMQQAARISDKTAFFLNGELIEFAETDDLFQNPKDKRTEDYITGRFG
- the pstA gene encoding phosphate ABC transporter permease PstA codes for the protein MLGRNEEAMERQVKGRVWLNKLMMAVFFTATMIGLIFLGLLIYRVLTQGIGYLSWDYITSFPAPYPEEAGIWAGLIGSIMLMVIIAVFAVTIGVCTAIYLEEYAPNNKLTEFIRINIQNLAGVPSIVFGLLGLTFFVYMFGIGYRLLAGGLTMALLVLPVIVVAAQESIRSVPNELREASLGMGASKWQTIARIILPAALPGMLTGTIIALSRAIGETAPLIIVGAATAIYTLPDSLLSKYTVMPIQIYNWTGRPQEEWQHVAAAGIVVLLIVLLMMNAIAVGIRNKFQKRL